From Amycolatopsis sp. YIM 10, the proteins below share one genomic window:
- a CDS encoding site-specific integrase, producing MSFSDYGEAWIRERKVSRRVRDEYASIWRNHVEPFLGRHHVNRVTPEIIRRWRSNLLDSGRSEDRTAKAYRLVRSMFTTAVDDGRIKRNPCRIKGADQHRTPERPHASIDEVYALADVMPERYRFLVLLAAFSGLRWGELVALQRRDFNVKAMTVRVARRASQAQNGEISIGPTKSAAGVRTVALPAFLSGELVKHLDAYAEAGPDGLVFVGKAGGILRRGNFHRETKWTTIVVAAGLPKGFHFHDLRHTGNQLAAEAGATTRELMQRMGQSTVRAALIYQHATSARDRQIAEELDARVKKQRRS from the coding sequence GTGTCCTTTTCGGACTATGGGGAGGCGTGGATTCGTGAGCGCAAGGTGTCGCGGCGGGTGCGGGATGAGTACGCCAGCATCTGGCGCAACCACGTCGAACCGTTCCTCGGGCGGCATCATGTGAACCGGGTCACGCCGGAGATCATCCGCCGGTGGCGGTCGAACCTGCTGGACTCAGGGCGGTCGGAGGACCGGACAGCCAAGGCGTATCGGCTTGTGCGCTCGATGTTCACCACGGCGGTGGACGACGGCCGGATCAAGCGCAACCCGTGCCGGATCAAGGGTGCCGACCAGCACCGGACCCCGGAGCGTCCGCATGCCTCGATCGACGAGGTGTACGCCCTGGCGGATGTGATGCCGGAGCGGTACCGGTTCCTGGTGCTGCTGGCGGCGTTCTCCGGCCTGCGCTGGGGCGAGCTGGTCGCGCTGCAACGGCGGGACTTCAACGTCAAGGCGATGACGGTTCGGGTGGCTCGGCGGGCGTCGCAGGCGCAGAACGGGGAGATCAGCATCGGGCCGACCAAATCCGCGGCTGGTGTTCGGACCGTGGCGCTTCCGGCGTTCCTCTCCGGCGAACTGGTCAAGCACCTCGACGCGTACGCCGAGGCCGGGCCGGACGGGCTGGTGTTCGTCGGCAAGGCCGGGGGCATCCTGCGCCGGGGCAACTTCCACCGGGAGACGAAGTGGACGACGATCGTGGTGGCGGCTGGCCTGCCCAAGGGCTTCCACTTCCACGACCTGCGGCACACCGGCAACCAGCTCGCGGCCGAGGCCGGGGCGACCACGCGGGAGCTGATGCAGCGGATGGGGCAGAGCACGGTCCGGGCGGCGTTGATCTACCAGCACGCGACCAGCGCGCGTGATCGACAGATCGCCGAGGAACTGGACGCGCGGGTCAAGAAGCAGCGTCGGAGCTAA
- a CDS encoding replication initiator codes for MTRAERMALPLSAEVIKATAEKHGVCVRPFTMEVGDPDTGELKYVPVPCGSTVESVCLPCARKAKALRQVQCREGWHLTEEPDFTSAPPSKEQTELMEFRADLVRAYQRNRDNEVEAEELREEVRSVDAELRQLGMRGRLPVLDPPAKAGVKRSTKRRQDAPNLPRRRVAKTTVGREFAGKYRPSMFVTLTCDTYGRVREDGSPVDPDTYDYRRAARDAVHFSALVDRWWQNLRRVVGFDAQYFATVEPQKRTAPHLHAAIRGSIPHEVIRQVTEATYHQVWWPNHDRIVYGDRMPLWDPHAKAFVDPETREPLTTWDEALEEVEQPAHVVMFGQQVHSKGILGGSEEAGRHIGYLTKYLTKSTGEVVEASTARQRDHHDRLHAELSITPCSPRCAVWLLYGVQPQGVTSKTIPGHCKGRAHRRTTLGLPGRRVLVSRKWSGKSLADHRADRKTFVRDMLAGVGIEKPERDASRLIWRKVDSSDRDVPPRAHLLMHAISERISWRAEYDRALLAAQGPPGDQETSAIPQAA; via the coding sequence ATGACTCGGGCGGAGCGGATGGCGTTGCCGTTGTCGGCAGAGGTCATCAAGGCCACAGCGGAGAAGCACGGGGTGTGCGTGCGGCCGTTCACGATGGAGGTGGGCGACCCGGACACCGGCGAACTCAAGTACGTCCCGGTGCCGTGCGGGTCGACGGTGGAGAGCGTGTGCCTGCCGTGTGCGCGCAAGGCCAAGGCGTTGCGTCAGGTCCAGTGCCGGGAGGGCTGGCACCTCACCGAGGAACCCGACTTCACCTCGGCGCCGCCGAGCAAGGAACAGACCGAACTAATGGAGTTCCGCGCTGACCTGGTGCGGGCGTACCAGCGCAACCGGGACAACGAGGTGGAGGCCGAAGAGCTGCGGGAGGAGGTCCGCTCGGTCGACGCGGAGCTTCGGCAACTCGGGATGCGGGGTCGGCTGCCGGTGCTGGACCCGCCGGCCAAGGCAGGCGTGAAGCGCTCGACCAAGCGTCGGCAGGATGCGCCGAACCTGCCCCGGCGGCGGGTGGCCAAGACGACGGTGGGCCGGGAGTTCGCCGGGAAGTACCGGCCTTCGATGTTTGTCACGCTCACGTGCGACACCTACGGGCGGGTTCGTGAGGACGGCTCACCGGTCGATCCGGACACCTATGACTATCGGCGGGCGGCTCGGGATGCGGTGCACTTCTCCGCGCTCGTGGATCGGTGGTGGCAGAACCTGCGCCGGGTGGTCGGGTTCGACGCGCAGTACTTCGCCACGGTCGAGCCGCAGAAACGCACGGCGCCGCATCTGCACGCGGCAATCCGCGGTTCGATCCCGCACGAGGTCATCCGCCAGGTCACCGAAGCCACCTACCACCAGGTGTGGTGGCCCAACCACGACCGGATCGTCTACGGCGACCGGATGCCGCTGTGGGACCCGCACGCCAAGGCGTTCGTGGACCCGGAGACCCGGGAGCCGCTGACTACATGGGATGAGGCGCTGGAAGAGGTCGAGCAACCGGCGCACGTGGTGATGTTCGGCCAGCAAGTCCACTCCAAGGGCATCCTCGGCGGCTCGGAGGAAGCCGGGCGGCACATCGGCTACCTGACGAAGTACCTCACCAAATCCACCGGTGAAGTGGTCGAGGCCAGCACGGCCAGGCAGCGGGATCACCATGATCGGCTGCACGCTGAACTGTCGATCACGCCGTGTTCGCCCCGGTGCGCGGTCTGGCTGCTCTACGGCGTCCAGCCGCAGGGCGTCACGTCGAAGACGATCCCGGGGCACTGCAAGGGACGGGCACACCGCCGGACCACGCTCGGGCTGCCGGGGCGTCGGGTGCTGGTCTCGCGCAAGTGGTCGGGCAAGTCGCTCGCCGATCACCGGGCCGACCGCAAGACCTTCGTGCGGGACATGCTCGCCGGAGTCGGGATCGAGAAGCCCGAGCGGGACGCGTCGCGGCTGATCTGGCGCAAAGTCGACTCCTCCGACCGTGACGTGCCGCCCCGCGCGCACCTGCTCATGCACGCCATCTCAGAGCGCATCTCCTGGCGGGCCGAGTACGACCGGGCGCTACTCGCGGCACAGGGGCCACCAGGCGACCAAGAAACTTCGGCAATTCCGCAGGCTGCCTGA
- a CDS encoding type IV secretory system conjugative DNA transfer family protein, which yields MSRNLRSHWVDPAPLEVARPRLPWWTMLPNGVKLALSPVILTWLVCWVLFQLGRVVVRYPLLVTVAVLAGVLDAELGHWGLGIVAAGVVVLLVLWWWLHRDSFRRVVVPQPRTEYRRFAVYACQWRTVMRLTDLTKTSRGKEFRPKLGHLRSEGWRDRVRVKMIKGQAPEQWELRASGLAHSFKATGCRVRVRKPGRLELDFLHHDPLSKPVPVPALGAEVDLKRVPVGRTETGKLWRLRLLGTHLLTVGATGAGKGSLLWSVVWALAPLIRTGSVRLVGIDPKGGMELGQAPEVFDRVVFDNGPDAVALLEEIAATVKERATRYRGRLRSWTPATGDPFLLLVVDELADVIAYQPDKHLRERAARAVQTITSQGRAPGVCVLGLLQDPRKEIVSFRHLFSTRIAMRLDEHTQVDMVLGDGVRERGAAAHEISEQTPGVAWAKEDGRREPLRVRAFHVTDANLDELVEYVTGKAVRRAEVLPFRGRDAEGGAAA from the coding sequence ATGAGCAGGAATCTTCGTTCGCACTGGGTGGACCCGGCGCCGTTGGAGGTGGCTCGTCCTCGCCTGCCGTGGTGGACCATGCTGCCCAACGGGGTCAAGCTGGCGCTCTCGCCGGTGATCCTGACGTGGCTGGTGTGCTGGGTGCTGTTCCAGCTTGGCCGGGTGGTGGTGCGCTATCCGCTGCTGGTGACAGTCGCGGTGCTGGCCGGAGTCTTGGACGCCGAACTCGGGCACTGGGGCCTCGGGATCGTGGCGGCCGGTGTGGTGGTGCTGCTGGTGTTGTGGTGGTGGCTGCACCGGGACTCGTTCCGGCGGGTGGTGGTGCCGCAGCCTCGCACGGAGTACCGCCGGTTCGCGGTCTACGCCTGTCAGTGGCGCACGGTGATGCGGCTGACCGACTTGACGAAAACCAGCCGTGGCAAGGAATTCCGGCCCAAGCTCGGGCACCTGCGCTCGGAGGGCTGGCGCGACCGGGTCCGCGTGAAGATGATCAAGGGGCAGGCGCCGGAGCAGTGGGAGTTGCGGGCCTCGGGGCTGGCGCACTCATTCAAGGCCACTGGCTGCCGGGTGCGGGTGCGCAAGCCGGGCCGTCTGGAACTGGACTTCCTGCACCATGACCCCCTGAGCAAGCCGGTTCCGGTCCCTGCACTGGGTGCGGAAGTGGACCTCAAGCGGGTCCCGGTCGGCCGTACCGAGACCGGGAAGCTCTGGCGGCTGCGGCTGCTCGGGACCCACCTGCTCACCGTCGGCGCGACCGGTGCGGGCAAGGGCTCACTGCTGTGGTCGGTGGTATGGGCACTGGCCCCGCTGATCCGTACCGGCTCGGTGCGCCTGGTGGGCATCGACCCCAAGGGCGGCATGGAACTGGGCCAGGCCCCGGAAGTCTTCGACCGGGTGGTGTTCGACAACGGCCCCGACGCGGTCGCCCTGCTGGAAGAGATCGCGGCCACAGTGAAGGAACGCGCCACCCGCTACCGGGGACGCCTGCGGTCGTGGACTCCGGCGACCGGTGACCCGTTCCTGTTGCTGGTGGTGGATGAGCTGGCGGACGTGATCGCCTACCAGCCGGACAAGCACCTGCGGGAACGTGCGGCGCGGGCGGTGCAGACCATCACCAGCCAGGGTCGCGCCCCCGGTGTCTGCGTGCTGGGCCTGCTCCAGGACCCGCGCAAGGAGATCGTGTCGTTCCGGCACCTGTTCTCCACCCGGATCGCGATGCGCCTGGATGAGCACACGCAGGTGGACATGGTGCTTGGTGATGGTGTGCGGGAGCGCGGGGCTGCGGCGCACGAGATCTCCGAGCAGACACCCGGCGTCGCCTGGGCCAAAGAGGACGGTCGTCGGGAACCGCTGCGGGTGCGTGCCTTCCACGTCACGGACGCGAACTTGGATGAGCTGGTCGAGTACGTCACGGGGAAGGCAGTGCGGCGGGCTGAGGTACTGCCGTTCCGGGGGCGGGACGCCGAGGGTGGTGCTGCGGCATGA
- a CDS encoding helix-turn-helix domain-containing protein, translating into MESKYLNVTQAATYLGTSVRFIRRLIAERRIAFHKVGAHVRIAVGDLESFVQSGRVEAITRRVA; encoded by the coding sequence ATGGAGAGCAAGTACCTGAACGTGACGCAGGCGGCGACCTACCTGGGGACCTCGGTGCGGTTCATCCGGCGACTGATCGCGGAGCGGCGCATCGCGTTCCACAAGGTCGGTGCGCACGTCCGGATCGCGGTCGGTGATCTGGAGTCGTTCGTCCAGTCGGGCCGGGTGGAGGCGATCACGAGGAGGGTGGCGTGA